In the Deltaproteobacteria bacterium genome, one interval contains:
- a CDS encoding cytochrome c gives MFVKNMKYYLLVVLMFTFFGVSEAGAFPWNFDMWIQPSIVPYEEPVIYPKLSVSTTGFRIEPLPREDFELITRNPVPATPESVENGQEAYNTYCIVCHGPEGKGDGPVIKRGFYPLNLASPGVIGRTDGYIYAYIRYGGKVMMPSYRESITAEEAWDVVNYVRKLQGNPDPKPEPDQAEEKDTAEESVQEDGSTN, from the coding sequence TTGTTCGTTAAGAATATGAAATATTATCTGCTGGTAGTTTTGATGTTCACCTTCTTCGGTGTGTCCGAGGCGGGCGCGTTTCCATGGAACTTCGATATGTGGATACAGCCTTCGATAGTCCCATATGAAGAGCCCGTTATCTACCCGAAGCTCTCCGTATCCACTACGGGTTTTAGAATAGAACCCCTGCCCAGAGAAGACTTTGAGCTGATTACCCGAAATCCCGTTCCCGCGACACCGGAATCGGTTGAAAACGGGCAGGAAGCTTACAATACATACTGCATTGTCTGTCACGGACCGGAGGGGAAGGGAGACGGACCTGTAATCAAAAGGGGATTTTATCCGTTGAACCTGGCATCCCCCGGAGTCATAGGAAGAACGGACGGATACATATACGCATATATAAGATACGGCGGAAAGGTAATGATGCCGAGCTACCGGGAGAGCATAACGGCGGAAGAAGCATGGGACGTAGTCAACTATGTGAGGAAGCTTCAGGGAAACCCTGACCCCAAACCCGAACCGGACCAGGCCGAAGAGAAGGACACAGCAGAGGAGAGCGTTCAGGAAGATGGATCAACAAATTAG
- a CDS encoding enoyl-CoA hydratase-related protein, which translates to MAKKQTANVKKTAGGTGTGRKKPGLELKNILYEKKRKVAYVTINRPEVRNALNTQTREELAMAIEDAWLDDKIGVIVLTGAGGKAFSAGGDLSWIGDPKKKVDAKFMLVHYRLATAMRCCGKPIIARVDGYCVGGGNELNMLCDLTIASDTSVFAQAGPLVGSAPIWYGLQQLQHSVGDKKAREIVYLCDRYTAQEAMDMGWVNKVVPREDLDREVGAWCQSLLQKSRQSLRIAKFQINFASDMAHPQITHGLELARFFMKAPEMVEGARAFMEKRKPDFWGVD; encoded by the coding sequence ATGGCAAAAAAACAAACGGCAAATGTGAAAAAAACTGCGGGCGGGACCGGAACGGGAAGAAAGAAGCCCGGCCTTGAGCTCAAGAACATTCTCTACGAGAAAAAGAGAAAGGTCGCCTATGTAACGATTAACCGCCCGGAGGTACGGAACGCCCTTAACACACAAACGAGGGAAGAGCTCGCTATGGCTATTGAGGACGCCTGGCTCGACGATAAAATAGGGGTCATTGTTCTCACCGGAGCGGGGGGCAAGGCTTTTTCGGCGGGAGGGGACCTGTCTTGGATAGGCGATCCCAAGAAGAAGGTGGACGCGAAGTTCATGCTCGTCCATTACAGGCTTGCTACGGCCATGCGGTGCTGCGGGAAGCCCATTATAGCGAGGGTGGACGGATATTGCGTGGGGGGCGGAAACGAGCTCAATATGCTCTGCGACCTGACAATCGCCTCAGACACCTCCGTATTCGCCCAGGCGGGGCCTCTGGTCGGAAGCGCCCCCATATGGTACGGCCTGCAGCAGCTTCAGCATTCCGTGGGGGATAAAAAAGCGAGGGAGATTGTCTATCTCTGCGACCGTTACACCGCTCAGGAAGCGATGGATATGGGCTGGGTAAACAAGGTCGTGCCCAGGGAGGACCTCGATAGGGAAGTCGGCGCCTGGTGTCAGAGCCTCCTTCAGAAGAGCCGCCAGTCGCTGAGGATTGCCAAGTTTCAGATAAACTTCGCCTCCGACATGGCTCATCCGCAGATCACGCACGGCCTCGAGCTCGCAAGGTTCTTCATGAAGGCTCCCGAGATGGTCGAAGGGGCCAGGGCGTTCATGGAAAAACGCAAGCCCGACTTCTGGGGAGTCGACTAA
- the gldC gene encoding gliding motility protein GldC, producing MSKDAEIKFLIKLDENDVPDEIYWSATEADFEGFMPCDSLMISMWDRGEKNTMSIDLWTNEMEVGEMNAHFYFTLMKMADTYKRATNNQELSDMISRFANEFASKVDEFAKKEG from the coding sequence ATGTCTAAAGATGCCGAGATCAAATTTCTTATTAAGCTCGATGAAAACGACGTGCCTGACGAAATATACTGGAGCGCGACAGAGGCGGATTTCGAGGGTTTTATGCCCTGCGATTCCCTTATGATTTCGATGTGGGACAGGGGCGAGAAAAACACGATGAGCATCGATCTCTGGACGAACGAGATGGAAGTGGGAGAGATGAACGCGCATTTCTATTTCACCCTGATGAAGATGGCGGATACCTACAAGAGGGCGACGAACAACCAGGAGCTCTCCGATATGATAAGCAGGTTTGCGAACGAGTTCGCGAGTAAAGTGGACGAGTTCGCGAAAAAGGAAGGATGA
- a CDS encoding TIGR03560 family F420-dependent LLM class oxidoreductase, with translation MSRIEFGVMMRQQKIEFSQILETAGLCDELGYDSIWFYDHILGMGGIELDIYEAWTLMSALSTVTSNTRLGTMVLCNSFRPPALLAKMASTLDVISGGRLEFAIGAGWFEPEYRAYGYEFPDDAARIEQLAESVKIIRAMWTDEKPSFEGVHYRIEDAYCNPKPAQKPHPPITIGGAGEKLLLRVVAELADEWNCPANHAGAYDRKLKVLKSHCEAAGRNPDEIKISQQTVCVLAGDEAELSEKLPKAQRRYGFFGDIEKIGIVGTPDQCIKKIKENEEKGITKYTIFFSDIMNHDTLTFFAKEVMSAF, from the coding sequence ATGAGCAGGATTGAATTCGGCGTGATGATGCGTCAGCAAAAGATCGAATTCTCACAGATACTCGAAACCGCCGGGCTCTGTGACGAGCTCGGGTACGACTCGATATGGTTCTACGACCACATACTCGGCATGGGCGGTATCGAGCTCGATATATACGAGGCATGGACGTTGATGTCAGCCCTTTCCACGGTTACGTCAAACACAAGACTGGGCACGATGGTGCTGTGTAATTCATTCAGGCCGCCCGCGCTTCTGGCAAAAATGGCCTCCACGCTCGACGTTATCTCGGGCGGGAGGCTGGAGTTCGCAATCGGCGCGGGATGGTTCGAACCCGAGTACAGGGCATACGGCTACGAGTTCCCCGATGACGCAGCAAGAATTGAGCAGCTCGCCGAGTCCGTAAAAATTATAAGGGCTATGTGGACCGACGAGAAGCCCTCTTTCGAGGGCGTCCACTACCGGATAGAAGACGCGTACTGTAACCCGAAGCCAGCGCAGAAACCCCACCCTCCAATTACAATAGGGGGCGCCGGGGAAAAACTCCTGCTCCGCGTGGTGGCGGAGCTCGCCGACGAGTGGAACTGCCCGGCAAACCACGCGGGAGCTTACGATAGAAAGCTTAAAGTGCTGAAGAGCCACTGTGAAGCCGCCGGAAGGAATCCCGACGAGATTAAAATATCCCAGCAGACCGTATGCGTGCTGGCCGGGGACGAGGCCGAGCTGAGCGAAAAACTCCCAAAAGCCCAGAGACGCTACGGGTTCTTCGGGGATATTGAGAAAATAGGCATTGTCGGAACGCCGGACCAATGCATAAAAAAAATAAAAGAGAACGAGGAAAAGGGCATTACAAAATACACTATCTTCTTCTCGGACATCATGAACCACGATACCCTGACATTCTTCGCGAAAGAGGTAATGTCCGCTTTTTAA
- a CDS encoding peptidylprolyl isomerase → MVIMSTSKGDIKIELYKDKAPITVENFLGYVNDGFYDGTVFHRVIPNFMIQGGGFTPDLDQKSTKAPIKNEAENGLKNERGTLAMARTQVVDSATSQFFINLADNSFLDNGVRDYGYAVFARVVDGMDVVDEIAAVETGNKGMMGDVPQEDVVIESVKVAE, encoded by the coding sequence ATGGTTATAATGTCGACATCCAAAGGGGATATAAAAATCGAGCTTTATAAGGATAAGGCCCCGATTACGGTCGAGAATTTCCTCGGTTATGTCAATGACGGGTTTTACGACGGGACTGTATTTCACCGTGTCATACCGAATTTCATGATACAGGGCGGAGGTTTTACGCCGGATTTAGATCAGAAATCCACTAAAGCGCCGATTAAAAACGAGGCGGAAAACGGGCTTAAAAACGAACGGGGAACGCTTGCCATGGCGCGTACTCAGGTCGTGGACAGCGCCACTTCGCAGTTTTTTATAAATCTTGCGGACAACAGCTTTCTGGATAACGGTGTAAGGGATTACGGATACGCCGTATTCGCCAGGGTCGTGGACGGGATGGATGTAGTGGACGAGATTGCCGCTGTGGAAACGGGCAATAAGGGAATGATGGGAGATGTCCCTCAGGAAGATGTTGTCATTGAATCCGTAAAAGTAGCGGAGTGA
- a CDS encoding ribonuclease HII: MSPPDLLIEKELWAKRKIPAGVDEAGRGPLAGPVVAAAVILPEGCSIEGIDDSKKLSHPRRKAVLEKITKTAVSVAVGIVEPEKIDEINILRASLIAMEIAVNNLVTKPDFLLIDGNQRISLLIPQETIIKGDSRCSSIAAASILAKVTRDSIMEEYDNLYPEYNFRSHKGYPTREHFEAIRKYGPCPIHRKTFRGVL, translated from the coding sequence ATGAGTCCCCCGGACCTGTTGATAGAAAAAGAATTATGGGCTAAGAGAAAAATACCTGCAGGAGTGGATGAGGCAGGCAGGGGACCTCTTGCGGGGCCTGTTGTAGCGGCCGCCGTTATTTTGCCCGAGGGCTGCTCGATTGAAGGGATAGACGATTCCAAAAAACTATCTCACCCGAGAAGAAAAGCCGTTCTGGAGAAAATTACCAAAACGGCTGTGTCTGTAGCCGTAGGGATAGTGGAGCCTGAGAAAATCGACGAGATTAATATCCTGAGAGCCTCCCTTATAGCAATGGAAATCGCGGTTAATAATCTCGTAACGAAACCCGACTTCCTGCTCATAGACGGGAACCAGAGGATTTCGCTTCTTATACCGCAGGAGACGATAATAAAGGGCGATTCAAGGTGCTCCTCCATAGCGGCCGCGTCCATACTGGCCAAGGTCACGAGAGACTCGATTATGGAGGAGTACGATAATCTTTACCCCGAATATAACTTCAGGAGCCACAAAGGCTATCCGACAAGGGAACACTTTGAGGCTATAAGAAAATACGGCCCCTGCCCTATCCACAGGAAAACCTTCAGGGGCGTACTCTGA
- the dapA gene encoding 4-hydroxy-tetrahydrodipicolinate synthase, giving the protein MIHGSLVAIVTPFKNGKIDEDALKELIEFQIENGTHGIVPCGTTGESPTLSHEEHEYVIDLTVRTVNKRVPVIAGTGSNSTKEAIRLTRFAEEIGADAALLVVPYYNKPTQEGLYLHFKQIASQLSIPIILYNIPGRSGVNMSPETIARLAGECRNIIGVKEASGSLPQASKILHLCGPDFLLLSGEDAINFPLLAIGARGFITVTANIAPREVADLYNHFVKGEFEKAKEFHYKLLPLNEALFLETNPIPVKAALSMMDKIAYEYRYPLCRMSEENYEMLRSAVENYGLLG; this is encoded by the coding sequence ATGATTCACGGCTCTCTCGTTGCAATAGTTACCCCGTTTAAAAATGGAAAAATCGACGAGGACGCGCTCAAGGAACTTATCGAGTTTCAAATCGAGAACGGAACGCACGGCATAGTGCCGTGCGGCACGACCGGAGAATCCCCTACCCTGTCCCACGAAGAGCACGAGTACGTCATAGATCTCACGGTCAGGACCGTAAACAAGAGGGTGCCCGTGATAGCGGGAACCGGCTCTAACAGCACCAAAGAGGCCATCAGACTCACGAGGTTTGCCGAAGAGATAGGAGCCGATGCCGCACTTCTTGTAGTGCCGTACTACAACAAACCCACACAGGAGGGGCTATATCTCCATTTCAAGCAAATCGCCTCACAGCTGAGTATTCCGATAATCCTCTACAATATCCCCGGACGCTCGGGGGTAAACATGAGCCCGGAGACCATAGCGAGACTGGCAGGCGAGTGCAGGAATATAATAGGAGTCAAAGAGGCCTCGGGCTCACTCCCTCAGGCAAGCAAAATCCTTCATCTATGCGGACCGGACTTTCTCCTGCTCTCGGGCGAAGACGCGATAAACTTTCCCCTGCTCGCAATCGGCGCGAGAGGCTTTATCACCGTAACAGCAAACATCGCTCCCCGTGAAGTCGCCGACCTCTACAATCATTTCGTAAAAGGTGAATTCGAAAAGGCAAAAGAATTTCACTACAAACTTCTTCCCCTGAACGAGGCGCTCTTTCTGGAAACCAATCCGATTCCGGTTAAGGCCGCGCTTAGCATGATGGATAAAATCGCTTACGAATACAGGTATCCGCTATGCAGGATGTCCGAGGAGAACTATGAGATGCTCAGGAGTGCCGTTGAGAATTACGGCCTGCTAGGCTAG
- a CDS encoding PH domain-containing protein, producing the protein MIVNALKNFIGIFGTRNYTELPQSIEKGLEKYLNNGERILFTLLDFRAIYKAPTFLESNTFFNSWFILTNNRIIIARNSSGFKRFRDIPLDTITQIYSELDSTDPKITISSPGNEDVIEFPKQASPHCATLEKSLRDAIENAKSSHREPADRDFIFCPKCGSRTLKTGHFCSECGSRLKTD; encoded by the coding sequence ATGATCGTCAATGCGCTAAAGAACTTCATCGGTATTTTCGGGACCAGGAACTATACGGAGCTGCCTCAGAGTATAGAGAAGGGTCTTGAGAAATATTTAAATAACGGGGAGAGAATCCTATTTACTCTGCTTGACTTCAGAGCCATATACAAGGCCCCCACATTTCTCGAAAGCAACACTTTCTTTAACTCCTGGTTCATACTCACGAACAACAGAATTATAATCGCCAGAAACTCCTCCGGGTTTAAGCGGTTCAGAGACATCCCCCTTGATACCATTACGCAGATTTATTCCGAGCTTGACAGTACGGACCCGAAAATAACGATTAGCTCGCCCGGGAACGAGGACGTCATAGAGTTTCCTAAGCAGGCTTCCCCACACTGCGCGACACTGGAGAAATCACTCCGGGACGCGATTGAAAACGCCAAGAGTTCCCACAGGGAACCGGCTGACAGGGATTTCATATTCTGTCCCAAGTGCGGAAGCCGGACGCTTAAAACCGGGCATTTCTGCTCGGAGTGCGGATCCAGGCTTAAAACGGATTAA